The Podospora pseudocomata strain CBS 415.72m chromosome 1 map unlocalized CBS415.72m_1, whole genome shotgun sequence genome has a segment encoding these proteins:
- the CDC54 gene encoding MCM DNA helicase complex subunit (COG:L; EggNog:ENOG503NWYY), which translates to MSSPSKRSTRSTRSSQAAQSSPAAENSRTPRQTRTSALASSPMVYDSSSPNNAPSSPLHQMSNTQSTAGNNAASSPLRQQTETQSTGDRTPRASGRGLLVGDSSPIRYDESSPGPNLTQQSDLRSESSALFVNERTRPSRSHRGDINPDVIRTPRMPRRIILDDAGRVVRDGSQVGSDAASFSNNNPNTSEANALGGMSQGLVWGTTVSLEDSFAAFKEFLRNFTKKYRMWADGATEADTMGNPEADSKPYWEALENMLLLGSNRLYLDLRDLKAYPRTLKLWHQAQAYPTEIVPVMDQCVHDFMIDLARAEMASQRQASLAGGNMPNPSQSSDLNFPSSDRGEEPSTPRPTQGQQMTLEDQVSAETYVVRPFGIEKNTNLRDLNPSDMDKLVCIKGLVIRTTPVIPDMKDAFFKCSVCGHSVTVELDRGKIREPTECPRNRCKSKNSMQIIHNRCTFTDKQVIKLQETPDDTPAGQTPHSVSICAYNELVDFCKAGDRVEITGIYKVTPVRVNPRMRTVKSVHKTYVDIVHVQKVDKKRMGNDPSVLDLAEEEEAHISGQSLDEIKKISPEDEARIRETAARADIYELLSRSLAPSIYEMEDVKKGILLQLFGGTNKTFEKGASPRYRGDINVLLCGDPSTSKSQLLGYVHRIAPRGVYTSGKGSSAVGLTAYVTRDPETRQLVLESGALVLSDGGVCCIDEFDKMNESTRSVLHEVMEQQTVSVAKAGIITTLNARTSILASANPIGSRYNPDLSVPQNIDLPPTLLSRFDLVYLILDRADEKQDQRLAKHLLSMYLEDKPDSAHSNNDILPIEFLTSYISYARQKVNPQISNEAAKELVDSYVEMRKLGQDVRAAEKRITATTRQLESMIRLSEAHARMRLSETVTQNDVKEAVRLIKSALKTAATDAQGRIDMSLLTEGTSAADRRKKAEIKDAIVRLLDELTAGGQSVKFAEVARKLSDGASVPVESANFAEAMRTLEMEGAIMVSGEGARKSVRRVTAQV; encoded by the exons ATGTCTTCACCATCGAAGCGGTCAACGCGCAGCACCAGGAGTTCCCAGGCTGCTCAGAGCAGCCCCGCTGCTGAGAACTCGAGAACTCCCCGCCAGACTCGGACCTCAGCATTGGCCTCAAGTCCTATGGTATAcgattcctcctctcctaACAATGCGCCCTCGTCGCCTCTCCACCAGATGAGCAACACTCAGAGCACCGCCGGAAACAATGCCGCCAGCTCGCCCTTGCGCCAGCAGACCGAGACGCAGAGCACTGGTGATCGCACACCTCGCGCAAGCGGTCGTGGTCTCTTGGTTGGAG ACTCGTCCCCTATCCGCTATGATGAATCCAGCCCAGGgcccaacctcacccagcaGTCGGACCTTCGCAGTGAAAGCAGTGCGCTCTTCGTAAACGAGCGCACAAGACCTTCCCGGTCTCACCGTGGGGATATCAACCCAGATGTCATTCGCACACCACGCATGCCACGCCGAATTATCTTGGATGACGCAGGCCGAGTCGTTCGTGATGGCTCTCAAGTCGGGTCCGACGCcgcttccttctccaacaacaaccccaacacatCTGAGGCAAATGCCCTTGGTGGCATGAGCCAGGGTCTCGTATGGGGTACCACCGTCTCACTTGAAGACTCCTTCGCGGCCTTCAAGGAGTTTCTCCGAAACTTCACCAAAAAGTATCGCATGTGGGCGGATGGCGCAACCGAGGCTGACACCATGGGGAACCCCGAGGCGGATTCCAAGCCATATTGGGAGGCTTTGGAGAacatgttgttgctgggcaGCAACAGGTTGTACCTTGATCTTCGTGATCTCAAGGCGTACCCGCGAACGCTGAAGCTCTGGCATCAAGCCCAGGCCTACCCCACCGAAATTGTTCCAGTCATGGATCAATGCGTGCACGACTTCATGATTGATCTTGCGCGCGCTGAGATGGCTAGTCAAAGACAGGCCTCTCTTGCTGGCGGAAATATGCCTAACCCTTCCCAGAGCTCTGATCTGAACTTCCCCAGTTCTGATCGTGGGGAGGAGCCATCAACTCCCAGGCCTACCCAGGGACAGCAGATGACCCTTGAAGACCAGGTCTCCGCGGAGACGTATGTTGTGCGCCCATTCGGTATCGAGAAGAATACCAACCTGAGAGATCTCAACCCTTCAGATATGGACAAGCTTGTCTGCATCAAGGGTCTAGTGATCCGTACCACGCCTGTGATTCCCGACATGAAGGACGCTTTCTTCAAGTGCAGTGTTTGCGGACACTCCGTCACCGTTGAGTTGGACCGTGGCAAGATTCGGGAGCCGACTGAGTGCCCTCGCAATCGTTGTAAGTCCAAGAACTCGATGCAGATTATCCACAATCGCTGCACATTCACGGATAAGCAAGTAATCAAGCTGCAGGAGACTCCTGATGACACGCCTGCTGGCCAGACGCCTCATTCCGTTTCCATCTGCGCTTACAACGAGCTGGTTGACTTTTGCAAGGCCGGTGACCGTGTAGAGATTACGGGTATCTACAAGGTTACTCCTGTGCGTGTCAACCCTCGCATGCGGACGGTCAAGAGTGTGCACAAGACGTATGTGGACATTGTCCATGTCCAGAAAgtcgacaagaagagaatgGGCAATGACCCTTCTGTTCTTGACttggctgaggaggaagaggcccATATCAGCGGCCAGAGTCTTGATGAGATCAAAAAGATCTCGCCAGAGGATGAGGCCAGGATCAGGGAGACTGCTGCTCGTGCCGACATCTACGAGCTTTTGTCCCGGTCTCTCGCTCCATCAATCTACGAAATGGAGGATGTCAAGAAGGgtatcctcctccagctgttTGGTGGTACCAACAAAACCTTTGAAAAGGGCGCCAGTCCCCGCTACCGTGGCGATATCAACGTCCTGTTGTGTGGTGACCCTTCAACGTCCAAGTCTCAGCTTTTGGGTTACGTCCACCGCATCGCCCCCCGCGGTGTGTACACCAGCGGCAAGGGTTCCTCTGCGGTCGGTCTTACAGCCTATGTCACCCGCGACCCAGAGACCAGACAGCTGGTTCTCGAGTCCGGCGCCTTGGTCTTGTCCGACGGTGGTGTGTGCTGCATTGACGAGTTTGACAAGATGAACGAGTCCACTCGCTCTGTTCTCCACGAAGTGATGGAACAGCAGACCGTCTCTGTCGCCAAGGCaggcatcatcaccaccctcaacgccAGGACTTCCATCCTAGCCTCTGCCAACCCGATCGGCAGTCGTTACAACCCTGACCTCTCCGTCCCGCAAAACATTGATCTTCCCCCTACCCTACTCTCCCGTTTCGATCTGGTCTATCTCATCCTCGATCGAGCCGACGAGAAGCAAGATCAGCGCTTGGCTAAGCATTTGCTGTCCATGTATCTCGAGGACAAGCCTGACTCGGCCCACTCCAACAATGATATCCTG CCAATCGAATTCCTCACCTCTTACATCTCCTACGCCCGCCAAAAAGTCAACCCCCAGATCTCCAACGAAGCCGCCAAGGAGCTCGTCGACTCGTACGTCGAGATGCGCAAGCTCGGCCAGGACGTCCGCGCCGCAGAGAAGCGCATCACGGCCACCACCCGTCAGCTCGAGAGCATGATTCGTCTCTCTGAGGCCCACGCTCGCATGCGTCTCTCCGAGACGGTCACTCAAAATGACGTAAAGGAGGCGGTGAGGCTGATCAAATCCGCCCTCAAGACGGCGGCGACGGATGCGCAGGGCAGAATCGAC